From a region of the Corallococcus coralloides DSM 2259 genome:
- a CDS encoding ChaN family lipoprotein: protein MKRTTTALVLALSLGCASKQQPSPPPAREWATTLHRDHPLVGRIWDVAGGRFVDESALRAAVVPARFVLLGERHDHPDHHRLQAELVRARTASGQRPALAFEMLDVTQQPALDAALKAHPEDAEALAKAVDWANSGWPAFSLYEPVFTAGLQARLPIVAANLPRAQVRELVMKGPEALPSDLRSRLGLEAPVPEAEAKAVREELDRSHCGQLPQEMLEPMALAQRARDAMMADRLLETVPADGAVLITGNGHVRKDRGVPAHLERRVKDVTVLSVALLEVSPEALNPQDYAAVVGATALPYDYVWFTPAMPEDDPCKALRERNKKQ, encoded by the coding sequence ATGAAGCGAACCACCACCGCCCTCGTCCTCGCGCTGTCCCTCGGCTGCGCCAGCAAGCAGCAGCCCTCGCCTCCTCCCGCGCGGGAGTGGGCCACGACGCTGCACCGGGACCACCCGCTGGTGGGACGCATCTGGGACGTGGCGGGAGGCCGCTTCGTGGACGAGAGCGCCCTGCGCGCGGCCGTGGTGCCCGCGCGCTTCGTGCTCCTGGGCGAGCGGCACGACCACCCGGATCACCATCGGCTCCAGGCGGAGCTGGTGCGCGCGAGGACGGCCTCCGGTCAGCGTCCCGCGCTCGCCTTCGAGATGCTGGATGTCACGCAGCAGCCCGCCTTGGACGCTGCGCTGAAGGCCCATCCGGAGGACGCGGAAGCACTGGCGAAGGCGGTGGACTGGGCGAACAGCGGCTGGCCCGCGTTCAGCCTCTATGAGCCCGTGTTCACCGCGGGCCTCCAGGCGCGCCTGCCCATCGTCGCCGCCAACCTGCCCCGCGCGCAGGTGCGGGAGCTGGTGATGAAGGGGCCGGAGGCGCTGCCTTCCGACCTGCGCTCGCGCCTGGGACTGGAGGCGCCCGTGCCCGAAGCGGAGGCGAAGGCGGTCCGTGAGGAGCTGGACCGCTCGCACTGCGGGCAGCTTCCTCAGGAGATGCTGGAGCCCATGGCGCTGGCGCAGCGGGCGCGCGACGCGATGATGGCGGACCGGCTGCTGGAGACCGTGCCCGCGGACGGCGCGGTCCTCATCACCGGCAACGGCCACGTCCGCAAGGACCGGGGCGTCCCCGCGCACCTGGAGCGCCGCGTGAAGGACGTCACCGTCTTGAGCGTGGCATTGCTGGAGGTGTCACCGGAGGCGCTGAACCCCCAGGACTACGCGGCTGTCGTGGGCGCCACCGCCCTGCCCTACGACTACGTCTGGTTCACGCCGGCCATGCCGGAGGACGATCCGTGCAAGGCCTTGAGGGAACGAAACAAGAAGCAATAA
- a CDS encoding ATP-binding protein, whose protein sequence is MRGGSVMGRLILERDWSGTPLGPIASWPPTLRTLVSMCLTTRFPMFIYWGPERVQLYNDAGIPIMGAKHPDHALGPLRDVFPELWPQLGSMFDELERTKQANWAESQSLPIQRGGFAEEAYFTWSYTPVLDDDGTVVGFYTPALETTGQVLGQRRLRTLHLLTQRAGGAGSVEEACRAGLDALAENPADLPFTWLYVTDAGGTRASLVGSTGMGARSSAVPAHVDLRTPEEGGPSGGLLSPVASTRQAWRVDDVNGWLGAPLAPEATEPPRPALVLPLPHAEGDRDLGFLVVGLSPFLNPSGEYRGFLELVAGALATAASSARARQEAVERMERLAALDRAKTAFFSNVSHEFRTPLTLMLGPVGDALSDPAEPLAPRLAERLSLVQRNATRLLKLVNTLLDFTRAEAGRVRAAFQPTDLSAFTAELVSQFESIAKRAQLTLTLDLPPLAEPVWVDREMWEKIVFNLLSNAMKFTFEGGVHVRLRAEEGRARLTVRDTGSGIPEAELPHIFERFHRVENARSRSHEGSGIGLSLVQELTKLHGGTVGVTSTLGQGTTFCVAVPLGNGHLPREQLVPEGGIPTHSVARSASAYVEEIRGWLAPTGLEDGARVLEGVRATPLLPPMSARVLVVDDNADLRTYITGLLDASVTVETAEDGYAALQAIRARPPDLVLSDVMMPRLGGFGLLRELRADPRLRAIPFVLLSARAGEEASVEGLEAGADDYLVKPFSARELAARVRTQLEMARVRREVAELSAREAVLQDAVRARDEFLSVVSHELKTPLAGFRLQLDLIERGLGPDVHARLGERLLFTRRQVHRLATVVETLLDMSQLSSGPVRLNVEDMDLAALVTEEVAQAREELCREGCELTLRIAGPVRGRFDKARLEQVVQGLLSNALKYGPGKPVEVHVEQVGPHARLTVVDHGMGVRPEDRERIWKRFERAVSVRNFGGLGLGLWIARQVVDAHGGSVSVSETPGGGATFTVSLPLDGPRV, encoded by the coding sequence TTGCGCGGCGGCAGCGTGATGGGGCGGCTCATCCTGGAGCGGGACTGGTCCGGGACGCCGCTGGGGCCCATCGCGTCGTGGCCTCCGACGCTGCGCACCCTGGTGAGCATGTGTCTGACAACGCGCTTCCCCATGTTCATCTACTGGGGACCGGAGCGCGTGCAGCTCTACAACGACGCGGGCATCCCCATCATGGGCGCCAAGCACCCGGACCATGCCCTGGGGCCGCTGCGCGACGTCTTCCCGGAGCTGTGGCCCCAGCTGGGGAGCATGTTCGACGAGCTGGAGCGCACGAAGCAGGCGAACTGGGCGGAGAGCCAGTCGCTGCCCATCCAGCGGGGTGGCTTCGCCGAGGAGGCCTACTTCACCTGGTCCTACACCCCGGTGCTGGATGACGACGGCACGGTGGTGGGCTTCTACACGCCGGCCCTGGAGACGACGGGACAGGTGCTGGGGCAGCGGCGTTTGCGCACGCTGCACCTCCTCACCCAGCGCGCGGGCGGCGCGGGCTCCGTGGAGGAGGCGTGCCGGGCCGGCCTGGACGCCCTGGCGGAGAACCCCGCGGACCTGCCCTTCACGTGGCTCTACGTCACGGACGCGGGGGGGACGCGGGCCTCGCTCGTGGGCTCCACCGGCATGGGCGCCCGGAGCTCGGCGGTGCCCGCGCACGTCGACCTGCGCACGCCGGAGGAGGGAGGGCCCTCGGGAGGGCTTCTGTCTCCCGTGGCGAGCACGCGCCAGGCCTGGCGGGTGGACGACGTGAACGGGTGGCTTGGAGCACCGCTTGCGCCGGAGGCCACGGAGCCGCCCCGGCCCGCACTGGTGCTGCCGCTGCCGCACGCGGAAGGGGACCGCGACCTGGGCTTCCTGGTGGTGGGCCTGAGCCCCTTCCTGAACCCCTCGGGCGAATACCGGGGCTTCCTGGAGCTGGTGGCGGGGGCCCTGGCCACGGCGGCCTCCAGCGCCCGTGCGCGGCAGGAGGCCGTGGAGCGGATGGAGCGGCTCGCGGCGCTGGACCGGGCCAAGACGGCCTTCTTCAGCAACGTGAGCCACGAGTTCCGCACGCCCCTGACGCTGATGCTCGGGCCCGTGGGGGACGCGCTGTCGGATCCAGCGGAGCCGCTGGCGCCGCGTCTGGCGGAGCGGCTGTCCCTGGTCCAGCGCAACGCCACCCGGCTGCTCAAGCTGGTCAACACGCTGCTCGACTTCACCCGGGCGGAGGCCGGACGCGTGCGCGCGGCCTTCCAGCCCACGGACCTGTCCGCCTTCACCGCGGAGCTGGTGAGCCAGTTCGAGTCCATCGCGAAGCGCGCGCAGCTCACGCTCACGCTCGACCTGCCGCCCCTGGCGGAGCCCGTCTGGGTGGACCGCGAGATGTGGGAGAAGATCGTCTTCAACCTGCTCTCCAACGCGATGAAGTTCACGTTCGAGGGCGGCGTCCACGTCCGGCTGCGCGCGGAGGAGGGCAGGGCGCGGCTGACGGTCCGGGACACCGGCAGCGGCATCCCGGAGGCGGAGCTGCCGCACATCTTCGAGCGCTTCCACCGCGTGGAGAACGCCCGCTCGCGCAGCCACGAGGGCAGCGGCATTGGCCTGAGCCTGGTGCAGGAGCTGACGAAGCTGCACGGCGGCACCGTGGGCGTGACGAGCACGCTGGGGCAGGGCACGACCTTCTGTGTCGCGGTGCCCCTGGGCAACGGCCACCTGCCGCGCGAGCAGCTCGTCCCCGAGGGAGGAATTCCCACGCACTCCGTCGCGCGGAGCGCGTCCGCCTACGTCGAGGAGATCCGCGGATGGCTGGCGCCGACGGGGCTGGAGGATGGGGCGCGAGTTCTGGAAGGAGTGCGGGCCACCCCGCTGCTGCCACCCATGTCGGCCAGGGTGCTGGTGGTGGACGACAACGCGGACCTGCGCACGTACATCACGGGGTTGTTGGACGCGTCGGTGACGGTGGAGACAGCGGAGGACGGATATGCCGCGCTCCAGGCCATCCGCGCGCGCCCGCCCGACCTGGTGCTGAGCGACGTGATGATGCCGCGCCTGGGCGGCTTCGGCCTGCTGCGCGAGCTGCGCGCGGACCCCCGGCTTCGGGCCATCCCGTTCGTCCTCTTGTCCGCTCGCGCGGGCGAGGAGGCCTCGGTGGAGGGCCTGGAGGCGGGCGCGGATGACTATCTGGTGAAGCCCTTCTCCGCGCGCGAGCTGGCGGCGCGGGTGCGCACCCAGCTGGAGATGGCGCGGGTGCGCCGGGAGGTGGCGGAGCTGTCGGCGCGCGAGGCGGTGCTTCAGGATGCGGTCCGCGCGCGGGACGAATTCCTGTCAGTGGTGAGCCACGAACTGAAGACGCCGCTGGCGGGCTTCCGCCTCCAGTTGGATCTCATCGAGCGGGGGCTGGGGCCGGACGTGCACGCCCGGTTGGGTGAGCGGCTCCTGTTCACGCGGCGGCAGGTGCACCGTCTGGCCACGGTGGTGGAGACGCTGCTCGACATGTCCCAGCTGTCCTCGGGGCCGGTGCGCCTGAACGTGGAGGACATGGACCTCGCCGCGCTGGTGACGGAGGAGGTGGCCCAGGCGCGAGAGGAATTGTGCCGGGAGGGCTGTGAGCTGACCTTGCGCATCGCGGGCCCGGTGCGGGGCCGGTTCGACAAGGCGCGCCTGGAGCAGGTGGTGCAGGGCCTGCTGTCCAATGCGTTGAAGTATGGACCGGGCAAGCCGGTGGAGGTGCACGTGGAGCAGGTAGGGCCGCACGCGCGCCTGACGGTGGTGGACCACGGCATGGGCGTGCGTCCGGAGGACCGCGAGCGCATCTGGAAGCGCTTCGAGCGCGCGGTGTCCGTGCGCAACTTCGGAGGCCTGGGCCTGGGGTTGTGGATTGCCCGTCAGGTGGTGGATGCCCACGGCGGCAGCGTCAGTGTTTCTGAAACGCCAGGAGGCGGTGCCACCTTCACGGTGTCACTGCCCCTGGACGGCCCGCGGGTCTGA
- a CDS encoding YgiQ family radical SAM protein, translating into MASITPRYAHPFLPVTRADMQARGWEQCDIIIVSGDAYVDHPAFGPVLIARFLEGRGFKVGLIPQPDWHSAEPFKALGAPRLFFGVAAGNLDSMLNRLTAQKKNRSEDQYSPGGRTNCRPDRASIVYAQRCREAFPDVPIVLGGIEASLRRIAHFDYWSEKVRRSILFDAKADLLVFGMGERPIWEIADRLHRGERIEDLKDIRGTAHLINDAAMKALEADPAKRAADHGKVVVLPSYEDVVADTRAFAVMSRDFQLETNPGNARAIAQRHGNRAIYMNPPARPLEDGAGQKPGDTATVAMDELYDLKFNRVPHPMYKEPIPAYETVKHSVVLMRGCFGGCTFCSITEHEGRVIQSRSAASVLREVRELRRMGDFRGTITDLGGPTANMYKLKCKSEDIESRCRKLSCVHPGVCENLQTDHGPLISLMKQVREEPGIKHVFIASGVRYDLAERSPEYVKELAAHHVGGQLSVAPEHVSPRVLEKMKKPGIESFERFQHMFACASEDAGKEQYDIAYFISGHPGSTLEDMVMLAQWLKEKGKRPRQVQDFIPTPMSVATAMYYTGLDPLKMEPVYTAKGLREKRLQKALLLYWNPEHWPLAREALKLAGREDLIGRGPKALVPPESAAEAARLRRASEGSNAEEGLPTNAWPRPAQPRPSGPRGGGRTPRPGPRGR; encoded by the coding sequence ATGGCCTCCATCACCCCGCGCTACGCCCACCCGTTCCTACCCGTCACCCGCGCCGACATGCAGGCCCGGGGGTGGGAGCAGTGCGACATCATCATCGTGAGCGGCGACGCCTACGTGGACCACCCGGCCTTCGGCCCGGTGCTCATCGCGCGCTTCCTGGAGGGGCGGGGCTTCAAGGTGGGGCTCATCCCCCAGCCGGACTGGCACTCGGCGGAGCCCTTCAAGGCGCTGGGGGCGCCCCGGCTCTTCTTCGGGGTGGCGGCGGGCAACCTGGACTCGATGCTCAACCGGCTGACGGCCCAGAAGAAGAACCGCTCGGAGGACCAGTACAGCCCGGGCGGACGCACCAACTGCCGGCCGGACCGGGCCTCCATCGTCTACGCGCAGCGCTGCCGCGAGGCCTTCCCGGACGTGCCCATCGTGCTGGGTGGCATCGAGGCCAGCCTGCGGCGCATCGCGCACTTCGACTACTGGAGCGAGAAGGTGCGCCGCTCCATCCTCTTCGACGCCAAGGCGGACCTGCTGGTGTTCGGCATGGGCGAGCGCCCCATCTGGGAGATCGCCGACCGGCTCCACCGGGGCGAGCGCATCGAGGACCTGAAGGACATCCGGGGCACCGCGCACCTCATCAACGACGCGGCGATGAAGGCCCTGGAGGCGGACCCGGCGAAGCGCGCGGCGGACCACGGCAAGGTGGTGGTGCTGCCCTCCTATGAGGACGTGGTGGCGGACACGCGCGCCTTCGCGGTGATGAGCCGGGACTTCCAGCTGGAGACCAACCCCGGCAACGCGCGCGCCATCGCGCAGCGCCATGGCAACCGCGCCATCTACATGAACCCGCCCGCCCGGCCGCTGGAGGACGGCGCCGGACAGAAGCCCGGGGACACGGCCACGGTGGCCATGGATGAGCTGTACGACCTGAAGTTCAACCGCGTGCCGCACCCCATGTACAAGGAGCCCATCCCCGCCTACGAGACGGTGAAGCACTCGGTGGTGCTGATGCGCGGGTGCTTTGGCGGCTGCACCTTCTGCTCCATCACGGAGCACGAGGGGCGCGTCATCCAGAGCCGCTCCGCGGCGAGCGTGCTGCGCGAGGTGCGAGAGCTGCGGCGCATGGGGGACTTCCGGGGGACGATTACCGACCTGGGTGGACCCACGGCGAACATGTACAAGCTCAAGTGCAAGAGCGAGGACATCGAGAGCCGCTGCCGCAAGCTATCCTGCGTGCACCCGGGCGTGTGCGAGAACCTCCAGACGGACCACGGGCCGCTCATCTCGCTGATGAAGCAGGTGCGCGAGGAGCCGGGCATCAAGCACGTCTTCATCGCGAGCGGCGTGCGGTACGACCTGGCGGAGCGCTCGCCGGAGTACGTGAAGGAGCTGGCGGCGCACCACGTGGGCGGCCAGCTGTCCGTGGCGCCGGAGCACGTGTCGCCGCGCGTGCTGGAGAAGATGAAGAAGCCCGGCATCGAGAGCTTCGAGCGCTTCCAGCACATGTTCGCGTGCGCCAGCGAGGACGCGGGCAAGGAGCAGTACGACATCGCCTACTTCATCAGCGGCCACCCCGGCTCCACGCTGGAGGACATGGTGATGCTGGCGCAGTGGCTGAAGGAGAAGGGCAAGCGCCCCCGCCAGGTGCAGGACTTCATCCCCACGCCCATGTCGGTGGCCACGGCCATGTATTACACGGGCCTGGATCCGCTGAAGATGGAGCCCGTGTACACGGCGAAGGGCCTGCGCGAGAAGCGGCTGCAGAAGGCGCTCCTGCTCTACTGGAACCCGGAGCACTGGCCGCTGGCGCGCGAGGCGCTGAAGCTGGCCGGGCGCGAGGACCTGATCGGCCGGGGCCCGAAGGCGCTGGTGCCGCCGGAGTCCGCCGCGGAGGCCGCGCGCCTGCGCCGTGCCTCGGAGGGCTCGAATGCCGAGGAGGGCCTGCCCACGAACGCGTGGCCCCGTCCGGCGCAGCCGCGTCCGTCCGGGCCTCGGGGTGGGGGCCGCACGCCGCGTCCGGGGCCTCGCGGGCGGTAG
- a CDS encoding AAA family ATPase, producing the protein MMRRTDEESGQGEAPRDERAPDDLMPVLRVEYDTDVQEGHTAPVLRVRSSWPPQEAEEPAPAPRVTEVKGRASAKARTLTFRELDSAALASMPASHRVNRAVPARPAVQGAAGVADDSAPSREPSRAAGADAAEADAPRPAGADTSEAIAVATGALRETLIGEDAPAGVGTAEANAVATGAMRGTLIGEDAPLPVDAGTVTAKSAAARAPNNEALVTPGVRPFASDAASGGSNGRAPKPPAPNLVRVDDVADARPPEEAPARDVSASGDVTPAEREAMQAAVSSGRRREQWVAPTYLPEDLRDALVAERSQYRAQRIQEAREVGLAGPGVLGLVPVPAADPDWSGGSLLGFLGEELVFAGNIVHLDFESGRVFASSDSGEDLDRRVLSCERWCYRPYDFAEALCAAAAAYEDRVSDLTNALARAKGELLPSTPSPRDAELIPVDRLWRQPWGSIWGPPGTGKTTAVADLIARALRAYPHERILAVAPTNRAADELVMRVSALLERDPIPLRPLARSIFRGGTGASESLHKLPTVALEENKTSKLLNTIQQRERELTLERSRGGPAPELARMQAELRSLRGRVKDPTLKEAEKGESPLMVLTVHRALRLVSELEGEETFQRLVVDEAGMVTRAATALLAPLARQVTLAGDPKQIGPVSRAAEGAGKGTQTWLRASALSHLEDAVKDAERPDVLLLRTQHRMHPDIAKVVSHFCYGGALEDGDLVKDRAQKPAPVPAFPSRAMWLVLDGLSRDTRRLTHGRGETGSGYQRELSAELAVTLARQAVRLGLTVLCVTPYRAQAALLRKLGNAAGLRHDMFSASTIHRQQGTQYDVVMVDTVAGGRPFPPHTLVPILNVAASRAKEYLLVLASRAEARASPVPARFLSLLPRVRVHAGTPPKLELLATQPRPPPPPPPPLVPVGLGGEIEGGKDTGPLFTQEQVSLFERRFDDGHHLVRGVAGSGKTYVLAHWAARYLLENPRARVLVSFYNRSLAPLVDKLLMEALTVRAGPDQVRPLRAQVTVKHVGALRRLEPHAFDAVFVDEAQDMDAKGLAALHALVRPIVGEDGRESRCFQLFMDDSQNVYGQVPIDSLKEQLPEGLSFRGRTRVLKETFRATRDILDVAFNVVLDPLRQHRVTDPGMREYMKAGELARERLLWLPEETLEGLYRVQSTERGGVLPQVKDFASSTSEARWVAKEIARLVREEGVHPGDILVVAPVMPASFTDALRKAGVPAEAYGGKGGRDVTDFRVSGVDHVRATTVFSCKGHECPVVFFAGLEALDSIEAWMAGARQRNERENERIRRAMFYVGATRAMKRQYLTGVRGGRFLRVAASYVETLSGHRPAP; encoded by the coding sequence ATGATGCGCAGGACGGACGAGGAGTCGGGTCAGGGGGAGGCGCCGCGGGACGAGCGTGCTCCGGATGACCTCATGCCCGTGCTCCGCGTGGAGTACGACACCGACGTCCAGGAGGGCCACACCGCGCCCGTGCTCCGGGTCCGCTCGTCGTGGCCGCCGCAGGAGGCGGAGGAGCCCGCGCCCGCGCCCAGGGTGACGGAGGTGAAGGGCAGGGCGTCCGCGAAGGCGAGGACGCTGACCTTCCGGGAGCTGGACTCCGCGGCACTGGCCTCCATGCCCGCCTCCCACCGCGTGAACCGCGCAGTGCCCGCGCGTCCCGCCGTGCAGGGTGCCGCGGGCGTGGCCGATGACTCCGCGCCGTCGCGGGAGCCCTCGCGAGCGGCGGGAGCTGACGCGGCCGAGGCGGATGCTCCTCGCCCGGCCGGAGCTGACACCTCCGAGGCGATCGCCGTCGCCACGGGCGCGTTGAGGGAAACCCTCATCGGAGAGGATGCTCCGGCCGGAGTTGGCACTGCCGAGGCGAACGCCGTCGCCACGGGCGCGATGAGGGGAACCCTCATCGGAGAGGATGCTCCGCTCCCGGTCGACGCTGGCACCGTCACGGCGAAATCCGCCGCGGCCCGTGCGCCGAACAACGAGGCGCTGGTGACGCCCGGCGTGAGGCCCTTCGCCTCGGACGCCGCTTCGGGAGGCTCGAACGGCCGCGCGCCGAAGCCGCCCGCGCCGAACCTCGTCCGCGTGGACGACGTGGCCGACGCGCGTCCCCCGGAAGAAGCACCGGCCCGCGACGTGTCCGCCTCCGGCGACGTCACCCCCGCGGAACGCGAGGCCATGCAGGCCGCCGTGTCCTCCGGGCGCCGCCGGGAACAGTGGGTCGCCCCCACGTACCTTCCTGAAGACCTGCGCGACGCGCTGGTGGCCGAGCGCAGCCAGTACCGAGCGCAGCGGATCCAGGAGGCCCGCGAGGTGGGCCTGGCCGGGCCCGGCGTGCTGGGACTCGTGCCCGTCCCCGCCGCGGATCCGGACTGGTCCGGCGGCTCGCTGCTCGGCTTCCTGGGCGAGGAGCTGGTCTTCGCCGGGAACATCGTCCACCTGGACTTCGAATCCGGCCGCGTCTTCGCCTCCTCCGACTCCGGCGAGGACCTGGACCGCCGCGTCCTCTCCTGCGAGCGCTGGTGCTACCGGCCCTATGACTTCGCGGAGGCCCTGTGCGCCGCCGCGGCAGCCTACGAGGACCGCGTCTCCGACCTCACCAACGCCCTGGCGCGCGCGAAGGGCGAGCTCCTCCCGTCCACCCCGTCCCCCCGCGACGCGGAGCTCATCCCCGTGGACCGGCTGTGGCGCCAGCCATGGGGCAGCATCTGGGGCCCTCCCGGCACCGGCAAGACCACCGCCGTCGCGGACCTCATCGCCCGCGCCCTGCGCGCCTACCCCCACGAGCGCATCCTCGCGGTGGCCCCCACCAACCGCGCCGCGGACGAACTGGTGATGCGCGTCAGCGCCCTGTTGGAGCGCGACCCCATCCCGCTGCGCCCCCTGGCCCGCAGCATCTTCCGCGGCGGCACCGGCGCCAGCGAGTCCCTCCACAAGCTGCCCACCGTGGCGCTGGAGGAGAACAAGACGAGCAAGCTGCTCAACACCATCCAGCAGCGCGAGCGTGAGCTCACCCTGGAGCGCTCCCGGGGCGGCCCCGCGCCGGAGCTCGCCCGCATGCAGGCGGAGCTGCGCAGCTTGCGCGGCCGCGTGAAGGACCCCACGCTGAAGGAAGCGGAGAAGGGCGAAAGCCCCCTCATGGTCCTCACCGTGCACCGCGCCCTGCGGCTGGTGTCGGAGCTGGAAGGCGAGGAGACCTTCCAGCGGCTCGTGGTGGACGAGGCCGGCATGGTGACGCGCGCGGCGACGGCGCTGCTGGCCCCGCTGGCCCGGCAGGTGACGCTCGCGGGCGACCCCAAGCAGATCGGCCCCGTGAGCCGCGCGGCGGAAGGAGCGGGGAAGGGCACCCAGACGTGGCTGCGCGCCAGCGCCCTGTCCCACCTGGAGGACGCGGTGAAGGACGCGGAGCGCCCGGACGTGCTGCTCCTGCGCACCCAGCACCGCATGCACCCGGACATCGCGAAGGTGGTGAGCCACTTCTGCTACGGCGGCGCGCTGGAGGACGGCGACCTCGTGAAGGACCGGGCCCAGAAGCCCGCGCCCGTGCCCGCCTTCCCGTCCCGCGCGATGTGGCTGGTGCTGGATGGCCTGAGCCGCGACACCCGCCGCCTCACGCACGGCCGTGGCGAAACCGGCTCCGGCTACCAGCGCGAGCTGTCCGCGGAGCTCGCCGTGACGCTGGCCCGCCAGGCCGTGCGCCTGGGCCTCACGGTGCTGTGCGTGACGCCGTACCGCGCGCAGGCGGCGCTCCTGCGCAAGCTGGGCAACGCGGCGGGGCTGCGCCACGACATGTTCAGCGCCTCCACCATCCACCGCCAGCAGGGCACCCAGTACGACGTGGTGATGGTGGACACCGTGGCCGGCGGCCGGCCCTTCCCGCCGCACACGCTGGTGCCCATCCTCAACGTCGCCGCCAGCCGCGCGAAGGAATACCTGCTGGTGCTCGCCTCGCGCGCGGAGGCCCGCGCCTCGCCCGTGCCCGCGCGCTTCCTGTCGCTGCTCCCCCGGGTGCGCGTCCACGCCGGCACGCCGCCGAAGCTGGAGCTGCTCGCCACCCAGCCGCGTCCCCCGCCTCCGCCCCCGCCGCCGCTGGTGCCCGTGGGCCTGGGCGGTGAAATCGAGGGCGGCAAGGACACGGGCCCCCTCTTCACGCAGGAGCAGGTGTCCCTCTTCGAGCGCCGCTTCGACGACGGCCACCACCTGGTGCGCGGCGTGGCCGGCAGCGGCAAGACGTACGTGCTGGCGCACTGGGCCGCGCGCTACCTGCTGGAGAACCCGCGCGCCCGGGTGCTGGTGTCCTTCTACAACCGCTCGCTCGCGCCGCTCGTGGACAAGCTGCTCATGGAGGCGCTCACCGTGCGCGCGGGCCCGGATCAGGTCCGCCCGCTCCGGGCCCAGGTGACGGTGAAGCACGTGGGCGCGCTCCGGCGCCTGGAGCCCCACGCCTTCGACGCCGTCTTCGTGGACGAGGCGCAGGACATGGACGCCAAGGGGCTGGCGGCCCTGCACGCGCTGGTGCGCCCCATCGTGGGCGAGGACGGCCGCGAGTCCCGCTGCTTCCAGCTGTTCATGGACGACTCTCAGAACGTCTATGGCCAGGTGCCCATCGACAGCTTGAAGGAGCAGCTCCCCGAAGGGCTGTCCTTCCGCGGCCGCACCCGCGTGCTCAAGGAGACGTTCCGCGCCACGCGCGACATCCTCGACGTGGCCTTCAACGTCGTGCTGGACCCGCTGCGCCAGCACCGCGTCACCGACCCCGGCATGCGCGAATACATGAAGGCCGGAGAGCTGGCCCGCGAGCGGCTCCTGTGGCTGCCGGAGGAGACGCTGGAAGGCCTCTACCGCGTGCAGTCCACCGAGCGCGGCGGCGTGCTGCCCCAGGTGAAGGACTTCGCCTCCAGCACCAGCGAGGCGCGCTGGGTGGCGAAGGAGATTGCCCGGCTCGTGCGCGAGGAGGGCGTCCACCCGGGCGACATCCTGGTGGTGGCGCCGGTGATGCCCGCGTCGTTCACGGACGCCCTGCGCAAGGCGGGCGTGCCCGCGGAGGCCTACGGCGGCAAGGGCGGACGGGACGTGACGGACTTCCGGGTGAGCGGCGTGGACCACGTGCGCGCCACCACGGTGTTCTCCTGCAAGGGCCACGAGTGCCCCGTCGTCTTCTTCGCGGGGCTGGAGGCCCTGGACTCCATCGAGGCGTGGATGGCGGGCGCCCGCCAGCGCAACGAGCGCGAGAACGAACGCATCCGCCGCGCGATGTTCTACGTGGGGGCCACCCGCGCGATGAAGCGCCAGTACCTCACCGGCGTGCGTGGGGGCCGCTTCCTCCGGGTGGCCGCGTCCTACGTGGAGACGCTGTCCGGCCACCGCCCGGCGCCCTGA
- a CDS encoding alpha/beta fold hydrolase encodes MRRTVELTDMAGNDEGPRVLLLPGLGARGSGFRELALRLTDVARPVMVEYPEGEHAACGARALAEQVLRVTGKVDAVVASSFGGMVAAHLAAGGATRGVAFLGAFTRTEHVGPRGRLIAMMGPIAVLGRPGRVAASLAAWRPVASHQVADVVPTTMLERLTTLRRAFSIHAEPPPPDLRPLNVSCLCIQGDRDVLVPPSSLERLAASLPEGTPRHLLRGAGHVPYFSHPEECARLLTPWLQALAPAGLAVLTARGLGADVGSAA; translated from the coding sequence ATGCGGCGCACGGTGGAGCTGACGGACATGGCAGGGAATGACGAGGGACCCCGTGTCCTCTTGTTGCCCGGGCTGGGTGCGCGTGGATCGGGCTTTCGTGAACTCGCCCTGCGGCTGACGGACGTGGCGCGTCCCGTCATGGTCGAGTACCCGGAAGGCGAGCATGCCGCGTGCGGCGCGAGGGCCCTGGCCGAGCAGGTGCTGCGCGTCACGGGGAAGGTGGACGCGGTGGTGGCCAGCTCCTTTGGCGGCATGGTGGCGGCGCACCTGGCCGCGGGCGGGGCGACGCGCGGCGTGGCGTTTCTGGGGGCCTTCACCCGCACGGAGCACGTGGGGCCTCGCGGAAGGCTCATCGCGATGATGGGACCCATCGCGGTGCTGGGGCGTCCCGGGCGCGTCGCGGCGTCGCTGGCGGCGTGGCGCCCGGTGGCCTCCCATCAGGTGGCGGACGTGGTGCCCACCACGATGCTGGAGCGGCTGACGACGCTGCGGCGCGCGTTCTCCATCCACGCGGAGCCGCCGCCGCCGGACCTGCGCCCGCTGAACGTGTCGTGTCTGTGCATCCAGGGTGACCGTGACGTGCTGGTGCCGCCGTCCTCGCTGGAGCGACTGGCCGCGTCGCTGCCGGAGGGCACGCCCCGGCACCTGCTGCGCGGCGCGGGACACGTTCCCTATTTCTCACACCCGGAGGAGTGCGCGCGGCTGCTCACGCCGTGGCTCCAGGCGCTCGCGCCCGCGGGGCTCGCGGTGCTGACGGCCCGGGGGCTCGGGGCGGACGTGGGAAGCGCGGCTTGA